Genomic segment of Gasterosteus aculeatus chromosome 4, fGasAcu3.hap1.1, whole genome shotgun sequence:
CCTTGACATACTCAATTCTAAAATTTGTTCTTTTCTACTTTTACATTCGGAGCGGATGACTCTTCCTCGTGGCTCAattaaaagaggagagaaatacCTCTTGGTTTGGCCCAAATGGACGTGGCTTTGTTTTAGGAGGCTAGATCATTTAACCATTTTACCATCCTGAACTAACTGCTGGTTTTATAATGTTCTTGACTTGCACACAATGTTTTTGTCTCAACAAAATCGTATCACAGCATCCCCTCAGGCGGGTGTCAGATTGAGAGCGGCCTTATCGTAGCGAGGGTATTACCAGCAAATGGCGGTTGACCTCCAGGAATGGATGTCTGTGTGGCCCTTTCCATGGAAATTGGTGGTATCAGCTGTGGTTAAGAGTTTGTACAGTTATCGTCACTGGACAAAAGGGATTCAGCTGCAGGGACGGATCACCAAGCGTTTCTCAAGCAGGAATTAAAAGTATATCAGTGATGCTGTGAGTGGGGAGTGTGACCTCTGACACACAATATCATATTGGATATTGCTGCTATTTTTGGAGAGAACCTTCCGTTTTACGGGTCAGCCGTTTCTGATGTGTTACACTGTTTTCAGCAGATGGTGAAAACTTTGACAAAGAAACAATTCAACCCATTGTGTGCCCAGTTTACATTTTCAGATGTGGTCATTTGTGTAAAAaggtttactttatttttaggCAATCCTtacagtttttacatttttacaattcTTCATTGAGAACATTGCCAACTGTGAATTCAGAGTAGAAGGTGTGAAAATTGACATGTTGAGAATCCTTATGTTACAAGGATTAAAAGATGTTTGATCGAACTGGACCCATCTCATTAGCAGACGGGTCATTTCTCCGCCGCGGGCAGCAGAAAGCCATCTGCTGCGTCAGCTCTGACAGGGAAACTTTGCGTTGACTCGGAGTGAGTCATCCATCGTGTCGGGACGAAACCAAAGAGGCggtgaaataaatgattgaGGCCAGATTCGAATGACATCAATTATCCCCATGTGTGCCTACAGGGTGTGTTACGTTTTACTTGTTTAATGTTCTCTCCGATATTAAATAGTCACCTTTCGActtgtcatttatttaatattgtgTCAATGTCTTTCATATCCAAAGGGTAACACCTGGTTTGAGAATTAACTAATGGGTTTGAATTTGTTCTTAAAgtgttattatttaaaataattctaACGGTCCCATATAATTAGTTATTGTGATAAAAAATCTTTTACAACTTTTTGGGCAATTTTATTCTCGCAGTGGTTCGATTGTCTTTCCAACAATGGATGCTCACACTGGCGACGTACGCCGGCTCTGCTCCAGGCCCTCTGTTTACCACTGAACGCGTCCCGATAAGCCGACTAAACCTCCCACTTTGCCAACAAGCCAAACCCAGAAGGGCATCGCTGCCGCGTCCCAGTATGTCGGCCTTGATCACACCGATCAGACGCCTCTTTAGGCTTCGACTGATGTCTGCGTGGAGCTGCTGGTTGTCGGTGGTTTAGCGGCTGTGTGTGCCTCTGCATGCTTCCAGGGTGTACAGCTTGTGTGAAACAGCCGGAGTCACATGTGCTGTTGTAATGCATGTGGTTCCTCTTGCATAGGAGAGATCAGTAGCTTTGTCCAAACAGGGACCGGTACCTCTGGACCTGGTCTTCCCTGCCCTCCTGCGTGGGATCTGCCGCGTTGTGCACGTTGCATTTCGACAAGTTGCTTTCGGTGTGTGCATATCATGTGGAACGTCATCAAATTCTCCTTAAAAGTagatttgctttttgttttcttccccgATTCCGATTCCGACAGCTGAGCCGTGTTCCCCGCTCACGTATTCACTTTGCATTATCTCCTCTTATTATTGAAATATTTGTTGGTATGTTGAAGCAAAAATTTCGTCTCTTTCAGTATTTTGGTCTGAAATGTTTCTCCAAAATGTCCCATTGGTGTTCAGACGGGTGAGTAACTTACATTAATCTTGATGCTCCCAAAACAGTCCAGTGCCCCACATGCAGGAACCTGCGTGTGTTTTCTGTCCCCACTCATTTATTTAGGCTTTTCCTGCATGCTCACCACTAGTGGGGCGACTTTTGTCAGGTCGTCATAGTAACAGCGTGACATTGGGGGGAAGAGATGGAGCGTAACAGcgaagcagctgcaggaccgcAGGTTGGACAACGCATGCTTTTTACGGGTAGGAGAAGCACCCAGAGCCTCGATTGAGCCATTCAAATGAGAGCAATTCTAGGAAGATTTAGGAGAGTCGACATAGTAACAAGGTTTATtctaaataaatcaacagattCAAGTTCTCTCCTCGACTTTATAGTAAGGCTAAAATGCTGTGTGATGAAGATTAAAGTCCCACAGGAGCTCACGTGTACTGTAACATCTTGTTTAAGAAGTACatggaatgtgaatgtgtgtagaTGTATTAAAGAGTATTAAAGAATAATGTTAGTAAGATAGAAGATGAAGCGTTCAGAGTTCTACTTTAGGTCAGTATTAATGTCTCGGGTGTGTCTCTCTTCCCACAATAAGGGAAGTGTTGCATTGTGGGCGGGGAAGCAGAAAAGCAACAATGCAGTCACTCAACACCGCGCCACCTGAGCCGTTCCCACTCATccattcaacacacaaacacacacttgggaCGACTTCCAGGACCCGGCGTGTCCAACGTGAGGGTCACAGACGGCGTCCTACTGGTCGCCCTGGAACCGCTGAGTCACTCTGTCCTCCAGCGCCGTCCGCACCTCAGTCCTCTGTCAGAAAAAGGACGGCCGTTTGATTCCTCACTGAGGTGCCTTTTCTTTTATCAGACGACACGTTACGTCATCCGAACTCTCGTTGTTCTGAGGAGCAAAGGTCAAAAGTTCCCCTTTCTGGTAATGAATGTGTGGAATGCTATCAATATTCATGATGTCTGGActacacacaaaaataacactaatcaaaaaagctttttttattattatatcgaTAAATCTGATGCAGATTTGacaattccatttattttcattgtcaaTGTGCTATGGTTTGTCCTCACGTTCATGACATTTCTGCGTATTCGCCGCCACATCCAGCCATTTCTCCGAACCTCATTTGCATAAGACGCACACGGTGCATTTGAGCTGTACCTTAATTTGCATGTTGCTGAGCAGCGTCCCGCTGTTCAGCAGCTGGTTGTACTGCCAGCCCCAGCCCACCTCCCCCACGCGGCCGTGCTTGGGCGTGGGCGGAGGGGCGTCGGGTGCAGCTTGGCACAGGTAGCTGAGGTCGCCTGTGGCCTCGGGGGACGAGGCGCCCACTCCGATGGAGCGGGGGAAATAATTGGATCTGGGCCGGTAGTCTCCGATTCCACCCGGGCCTCGTGGGAGTTAGTGGAAATGTGAGAAAAGAAGGTAAGCAGATATCCAAATCGACCCGAGACACCGATGGAGAGAGAGGcgttattaaaaagaaagagatacaATGGAAACtaattcatctaaaaaaaaagagtccatATACACAGCATTCAGCAACAggggatttttttaaaaacaaattaatgaTTTAATTAAGAGATTTTAAAGGATCAATGTATTTCAGAACATGCACCCTTTTAAAGTTTATTACTAATGACCTAAAGGAATATGTTATTATCCTTATAAATGAAAGATTCAGCGAGTTGTATGTGAACTGTTACAGTGTTAGTACACTTCCACATGCCCTACTGTATAAAACAAACATCATTTACTATCACAGAGGCTcccacaggcacacacacagtttgtcaATGCTCTTGTGACCACAACTTTAGTGCCACCGTGTGTCCAATTACAGTTATATTTGGACCATAAGAATAATTCTATGATGTCACATGATTGAAGTACGTGGGTCATAATAACATCCATATTCTAGAGACATCCTAGAATCTTCCTAGAATTGCTCTCAGTGCTTCTCCTACCTGTAAAAAGCATGCGTTGTCCAACCggtggtcctgcagctgcttcacTGCTACGCTCCATCTCTTCCCCCCAATGTCTTAGTTTTGTATTTGCGGGTTAGGTGCACCCACTGTATATCATGAGGCCCCCTTGGGTGATAACCTGAGCCCAGCTGTCTGCTCTGTCCGCGGGGTCATGGCCGGTTGTCAGGCAACCACTGGTTGTCATGGCGTCAGCGGGGCTGTCTTAGTTACATTCTGAAAACAAAGGATGCTCTATTGAAGGGCCTACATGTAACTTTATTGCAGATATTATTAATGGGAAGAGATTCATATGTagacataaatataaaaataataatgttatttgaaatatgaaatatatgcTTTCTTATTTGCATGGTGAACAATCCTAACATTAGTAAATATTTTAGTGAAACCTTCAACAGCaaattacatttatattgtTTAATTCGTTTGTGTGCTGTACTTATTCATTCATGTACCAGTAAAAGA
This window contains:
- the spmip2 gene encoding protein SPMIP2, translated to MERSSEAAAGPPVGQRMLFTGPGGIGDYRPRSNYFPRSIGVGASSPEATGDLSYLCQAAPDAPPPTPKHGRVGEVGWGWQYNQLLNSGTLLSNMQIKRTEVRTALEDRVTQRFQGDQ